From a region of the Sulfuriferula plumbiphila genome:
- the gspM gene encoding type II secretion system protein GspM — protein sequence MSAWKTQWQRLADRVDAMSLRERALIFLAVAMVLIVLVNTVLIDPLLVRHKKLQQQIAQTQEKTSAMQTRIQTLVKTWNVDPDIALRARLAQLREQSEQTGKILEDIQSGLVPPQRMPALLEDILRHNRSLRLVVLKTLPVKVLGEPETTAAGKTAGQADKPAPAQKPATPGSIVYKHGVEITVEGSYLDLLRYLTEIESLPWHMFWGKADLDVEKYPKVALTLRLYTLSLDKAWLAI from the coding sequence ATGAGCGCATGGAAAACACAATGGCAACGCCTGGCCGATCGCGTCGATGCGATGAGCTTGCGCGAACGCGCCCTGATTTTTCTCGCAGTCGCGATGGTGCTGATCGTGCTGGTGAATACCGTACTCATCGATCCTTTGCTGGTGCGCCACAAAAAACTGCAGCAACAGATCGCGCAGACACAGGAAAAAACCAGCGCGATGCAGACCCGAATCCAGACGCTGGTGAAGACCTGGAACGTCGATCCGGATATTGCCCTGCGCGCACGGCTGGCGCAGTTGCGGGAACAATCCGAGCAAACCGGCAAAATACTCGAAGACATACAAAGCGGGCTGGTGCCCCCGCAGCGGATGCCGGCGTTGCTGGAAGATATTTTGCGGCACAACCGCTCATTGCGTCTGGTGGTATTGAAAACACTGCCGGTAAAGGTTCTGGGCGAGCCTGAAACTACCGCGGCCGGCAAGACAGCAGGCCAGGCAGACAAACCCGCCCCGGCGCAGAAGCCCGCAACGCCGGGAAGTATTGTATACAAACACGGTGTCGAGATTACGGTGGAAGGCAGCTATCTGGACCTATTGCGCTATCTGACGGAGATCGAGTCCCTGCCGTGGCACATGTTCTGGGGCAAGGCAGATCTGGATGTGGAGAAATACCCCAAGGTGGCGCTTACCTTGCGGTTGTATACCTTGAGCCTGGACAAGGCATGGTTGGCGATATGA
- a CDS encoding general secretion pathway protein GspB yields the protein MITLNKKAKGKRQKGDEERQRCAARCLPVFAFCLLPFACLFAPSACAVDALQDPTRPPADLSQGNAGALVPSGPQLQSVRISARQRSAIISGQRVKVGDKLGDARVVMITENEVVLKGGSGLQTLKLFPDVGKRIILRSQHPEY from the coding sequence ATGATTACGCTAAATAAAAAGGCAAAAGGCAAAAGGCAAAAGGGGGACGAAGAACGCCAACGCTGCGCCGCCCGTTGCCTTCCCGTTTTTGCCTTTTGCCTTTTGCCTTTTGCCTGTCTCTTCGCGCCTTCGGCTTGCGCTGTCGATGCCCTGCAGGATCCGACGCGTCCGCCGGCTGATCTGTCGCAAGGGAATGCTGGAGCGCTTGTGCCAAGCGGCCCCCAGTTGCAGTCAGTGCGAATTTCCGCACGCCAGCGCTCGGCCATTATCAGTGGCCAGCGCGTCAAAGTGGGCGATAAGCTTGGCGACGCCAGGGTGGTCATGATTACCGAAAACGAAGTGGTGCTGAAGGGTGGCAGCGGTTTGCAGACATTGAAACTTTTCCCCGATGTAGGCAAGCGCATCATCCTGCGCAGCCAGCACCCTGAATACTGA
- the mshL gene encoding pilus (MSHA type) biogenesis protein MshL encodes MQKRIFTRQLWASREILTAAWIMPALLGLVTLALAGCATQEARDKTTYNQINAELDKAAAAQVKPAQPGAVDAALLPPLKIEMPKLGKPPEQRFDLVVNNAPANQVFLGIVSGTRYSMLVHPEVSGTISVNLKNVTVFEALDAIRELYGYDYKVDGTRIFIQPLTMQTRVFRLNYISGQRKGTSDIRVTSGSVSDSPTTGTITPGATTTTSGGSSGRAFETSKITTTTETDFWSELKSSLTSIIGDKDGRTVVVSPQSGVVLIRALPNEIRQVEHYLKATQLSVDRQVMLEAKIIEVQLNDGYQSGINWAAFNRNGQNRFSLGADANSFALPGGAPVAGSTLGSVFGAALPKAAATSAGMLNIAAQADNFAALISFLNTQGTVHVLSSPRIATLNNQMAVLKVGTDEFFVTNVSSTTVTGTATTSTPNVTLRPFFSGIALDVMPQISDDGQITLHVHPSVSQVSEKDKTIDLGGTLGKMNLPLASSTVSETDSVVRVQDGSIVAIGGLMQQSMTDDRSGVPVAGDVPLFGALFRHTNRASQKRELVILLKTTIVRGSGDWSQDVLNSRERIQKMQRDGSDGDASDTGNSAGRP; translated from the coding sequence ATGCAAAAACGAATTTTTACCAGGCAACTGTGGGCCAGCCGTGAAATCCTGACTGCGGCCTGGATTATGCCAGCCTTGCTGGGATTGGTGACGCTGGCTCTGGCCGGGTGTGCAACCCAGGAAGCGCGGGATAAAACCACCTACAACCAGATCAATGCCGAGCTCGACAAGGCCGCTGCAGCGCAGGTGAAACCGGCACAGCCAGGCGCTGTTGATGCTGCGCTCCTGCCGCCGCTCAAAATCGAGATGCCCAAGCTTGGCAAACCACCCGAGCAGCGCTTTGATCTGGTGGTCAACAATGCACCGGCCAATCAGGTATTCCTGGGCATCGTCTCGGGCACACGCTACAGCATGCTGGTACACCCGGAGGTAAGCGGCACGATTTCGGTCAACCTCAAGAATGTCACCGTATTCGAAGCGCTGGACGCAATCCGCGAACTCTATGGCTACGATTACAAGGTGGACGGTACGCGCATTTTCATCCAGCCGCTCACCATGCAGACGCGGGTGTTCAGGCTCAACTATATCAGCGGCCAGCGCAAAGGCACCTCCGACATCCGGGTGACCTCCGGCTCGGTGAGCGACTCACCGACCACCGGCACGATTACACCCGGCGCAACCACCACCACCTCGGGTGGTTCCAGTGGCCGCGCCTTCGAAACCAGTAAAATTACCACCACCACAGAAACCGATTTCTGGAGTGAGCTGAAAAGCTCGCTGACATCGATCATCGGCGACAAGGATGGTCGCACGGTCGTGGTGAGTCCGCAGTCTGGCGTGGTGTTGATACGGGCGCTGCCCAACGAAATACGGCAGGTGGAACATTACCTGAAAGCCACACAGCTATCGGTAGACCGCCAGGTCATGCTGGAAGCCAAAATCATTGAAGTACAACTCAATGATGGCTATCAGTCGGGCATCAACTGGGCGGCGTTTAACCGCAACGGGCAAAACCGGTTTTCGCTTGGCGCCGATGCCAACAGCTTCGCGCTGCCGGGCGGTGCCCCGGTTGCCGGAAGTACGCTGGGCAGCGTGTTTGGTGCAGCGTTACCGAAAGCTGCCGCGACATCGGCGGGTATGCTGAACATTGCCGCGCAGGCCGATAATTTTGCCGCGCTGATTTCCTTCCTGAATACCCAGGGTACGGTACATGTATTGTCGAGTCCCCGCATCGCCACCCTGAATAACCAGATGGCGGTGCTCAAGGTCGGGACGGATGAATTCTTCGTCACCAATGTGAGTTCGACCACGGTCACCGGCACTGCAACCACGTCCACCCCGAACGTCACGCTGCGGCCTTTTTTTTCGGGGATCGCACTCGACGTGATGCCGCAAATTTCCGACGACGGCCAGATCACCTTGCACGTCCACCCGTCGGTGAGCCAGGTTTCCGAGAAAGACAAAACGATCGATCTGGGTGGCACCTTAGGCAAGATGAATCTTCCGCTCGCGTCGAGCACGGTGTCCGAGACGGACAGCGTCGTGCGCGTGCAGGACGGCAGTATCGTCGCCATTGGCGGGCTGATGCAGCAATCCATGACGGATGACCGCTCCGGCGTACCTGTCGCCGGAGATGTACCGCTGTTCGGTGCGCTGTTTCGCCATACCAACCGCGCCAGCCAAAAGCGCGAGCTGGTGATTTTATTGAAAACAACCATCGTGCGGGGCAGTGGCGACTGGTCCCAGGATGTTTTGAACAGCCGCGAACGCATCCAGAAAATGCAGCGTGACGGCTCGGATGGTGATGCGTCGGATACAGGGAACTCCGCAGGTCGGCCGTGA
- a CDS encoding DUF6701 domain-containing protein, which yields MLFVWLGLCLAGTHPSALLAASYVSIPTTFVWISPAGHTDAGWSNGSQCSRAFYGAAVDDDITAQIPLGFTFNFGGTNYTSVQIMSNGRLQFNNGYCGYGTQSVGPPRTYPYPYPDNNLVRTMKVYGADLDPLPTDSSGGGTTTCSLPGCRVTYASLGAAPNRYFVVTWSNVPEWGAVGSYFNLQAILYENGAFVYQFGPSNNPSRGMAQIGWELSRADYGLVQYASIGALAGTAVKFTRFAAGTLGLFNAFDSNTPPGSVAGVIQTKIAGQPFNLDIVALRNNGTLDTNYTGAVQVELVDASSGGACTGLPSILSLGTFTFQKRNNGRLTVPNIQFNDARANLRVRISESNGNGNGNNTSVACSTDNFALRPAYFLVTATDTDWQTPGTGRVLNNTAVSGGVVHKAGQSFSVTASAVNAAGAITTGYQNSTPTLTATTVLLPSGGTLGTLSGGAWNVASGVAVSNSAAYSEAGAVSMQMTDAVFAAVDAMDGTPPCQLTIGDQCDSSNNPVPWVPATAVGRFVPDHFSVTASNTPAFKTFNDSACSSRSFTYIGQGFGYATAPQALITAQNAAGATTQNYRGALWRPVPAFAYSSPSGTLDTGLATTPTVVSNNDGTGSENVNSTDLLAYTRNPATPQAAFNANISLNLSVTDPSEAGVAGNGTINTSAPAQFNGTGSGIAFDSGNAFRYGRLKLGNAFGSEALDLPIPIEAQYWNGTVFVTNDLDSCTSLNAGNIALGNYRKGLNATNMGTSHISIGGAFVNGKGSLKLTRPSPAALGSVDLAINLGSGLGSIDQSCPAWTTTSNGAGMAYLRGKWCGANYDRDPKARVTFGIYKNANDFIYMREMY from the coding sequence ATGCTGTTTGTATGGCTCGGCCTCTGCCTGGCCGGCACGCACCCGTCCGCCCTGCTGGCAGCAAGTTACGTCAGCATTCCCACAACCTTTGTCTGGATCAGCCCCGCAGGGCACACCGACGCCGGCTGGTCGAACGGGAGCCAGTGCTCCCGGGCGTTCTACGGCGCGGCTGTGGACGACGACATCACTGCCCAGATTCCGCTCGGCTTCACCTTCAATTTCGGCGGTACCAATTACACATCCGTGCAGATCATGTCCAACGGGCGCCTACAATTCAACAACGGCTACTGTGGCTACGGCACGCAAAGCGTCGGGCCGCCGCGCACCTATCCCTATCCCTATCCGGACAACAATCTGGTGCGAACCATGAAGGTGTACGGGGCGGACCTGGATCCCCTGCCCACGGACAGCAGCGGGGGGGGCACCACGACCTGCAGCCTGCCGGGTTGCCGCGTGACCTATGCATCGCTCGGGGCCGCACCGAACCGGTATTTCGTGGTGACATGGAGCAATGTGCCGGAATGGGGGGCTGTCGGCAGCTACTTCAATCTGCAGGCAATCCTTTACGAAAATGGGGCGTTCGTCTACCAGTTTGGCCCCAGCAACAATCCTTCCCGGGGCATGGCACAGATCGGATGGGAGCTGTCCAGAGCGGACTATGGCCTGGTCCAATACGCGAGCATTGGGGCCCTGGCGGGGACCGCGGTCAAGTTCACCCGGTTTGCGGCCGGTACCCTGGGTCTTTTCAACGCATTCGATTCCAATACGCCGCCCGGCTCCGTTGCGGGTGTGATCCAGACCAAGATAGCCGGTCAGCCCTTCAATCTGGATATCGTGGCACTCAGGAACAATGGCACTCTGGACACGAACTACACGGGAGCCGTCCAGGTCGAACTGGTGGACGCCTCGAGCGGTGGAGCGTGCACCGGCCTGCCGTCGATCCTGTCCCTGGGCACGTTCACCTTTCAGAAAAGAAACAATGGGCGCCTGACCGTACCCAATATCCAGTTCAACGATGCGCGTGCCAATCTCCGGGTGCGGATCAGTGAATCCAATGGCAATGGCAATGGCAACAACACAAGTGTCGCCTGTTCCACCGACAACTTCGCCCTGCGCCCGGCCTACTTCCTTGTGACAGCTACCGATACCGACTGGCAAACGCCCGGAACTGGCCGGGTGCTTAACAATACAGCGGTCTCGGGAGGTGTGGTGCACAAGGCGGGCCAGTCGTTCAGTGTGACGGCGAGCGCCGTCAACGCTGCGGGTGCCATCACGACGGGCTACCAGAATTCGACCCCGACGCTCACGGCCACGACAGTGCTACTGCCCAGCGGCGGCACGCTGGGTACGCTGTCGGGGGGCGCCTGGAACGTCGCCAGCGGAGTGGCTGTCAGCAACAGCGCTGCGTATAGCGAAGCAGGCGCCGTTTCCATGCAAATGACGGATGCGGTTTTTGCTGCAGTGGACGCGATGGACGGCACGCCACCTTGCCAACTGACCATCGGCGATCAGTGTGACTCAAGCAACAATCCCGTTCCCTGGGTACCGGCTACGGCGGTCGGTCGCTTCGTGCCCGATCATTTCAGCGTGACGGCGAGCAATACGCCGGCATTCAAGACCTTCAACGACTCTGCCTGCAGCTCGCGTTCCTTTACTTATATCGGTCAGGGCTTTGGTTATGCCACCGCGCCGCAGGCGCTGATTACTGCCCAAAACGCTGCCGGAGCCACCACGCAGAATTATCGTGGCGCCCTGTGGCGGCCCGTGCCTGCATTTGCGTACAGCAGCCCTTCAGGGACACTGGATACCGGCCTGGCGACTACGCCGACCGTGGTATCCAACAATGACGGCACCGGCAGCGAAAATGTCAACAGCACCGATCTGCTGGCTTATACGCGCAACCCGGCTACGCCCCAGGCCGCTTTCAATGCCAATATTTCTTTGAACCTGAGCGTTACCGATCCCAGCGAGGCGGGTGTGGCTGGAAACGGCACCATCAATACATCGGCGCCAGCGCAATTCAACGGCACGGGCAGCGGCATTGCCTTCGATTCCGGCAACGCATTCCGTTATGGCAGGCTCAAGCTGGGCAATGCGTTCGGTTCTGAAGCGCTGGATTTACCGATACCCATCGAAGCGCAATACTGGAACGGCACGGTTTTTGTTACCAACGATTTGGACAGTTGCACTTCCCTGAATGCGGGCAATATCGCTCTCGGCAATTACAGGAAGGGGCTGAACGCAACCAATATGGGGACGAGTCATATCAGTATCGGCGGTGCATTTGTTAACGGTAAAGGCAGTCTGAAACTGACCAGGCCATCGCCAGCTGCGCTGGGTAGCGTGGACCTTGCCATTAATCTCGGCTCGGGCCTGGGAAGCATCGATCAGTCCTGCCCGGCATGGACAACAACGAGCAACGGGGCGGGCATGGCTTACCTGCGCGGCAAATGGTGTGGTGCCAATTACGACCGTGACCCAAAGGCGCGCGTGACTTTCGGAATTTATAAAAATGCAAATGATTTCATCTATATGCGCGAGATGTATTAA
- a CDS encoding ExeA family protein encodes MYLAHFGLREAPFGITPDTSFFFACADYQEALNTLLVAVRNGEGFIKITGEVGTGKTLLCRQFLASVNKERSAVAASGTEPNQAPAAATPSGTTQRFVTAYIPNPYLTPHTLLLALADELGVVLEQDVDQHHLLKSLTAALLDFARQDKQVVLCLDEAQAMPLESLEAMRLLTNLETEKRKLLQIVLFGQPELNQKLQQNSIRQLNQRITFHHHLGPLRRDDMDYYLSHRLNVAGFQGGRLFSRRAVRQLYAASGGIPRLVNILAHKALMLTYGEGRQQVRARHVRAARKDTVAAKNSLWRWWVMAAALLLIAGSTLGWVVLR; translated from the coding sequence ATGTACCTTGCCCATTTCGGCCTGCGTGAAGCGCCTTTCGGGATCACCCCGGACACCAGCTTTTTTTTCGCCTGCGCCGATTACCAGGAGGCGCTCAATACCCTGCTGGTCGCGGTCAGGAATGGCGAGGGCTTCATCAAGATCACCGGTGAGGTGGGAACAGGCAAGACCCTGCTTTGCCGCCAGTTCCTGGCAAGTGTCAACAAGGAGCGCAGCGCCGTCGCAGCCTCAGGCACCGAACCGAACCAGGCGCCGGCCGCCGCCACGCCGAGTGGCACCACCCAGCGCTTCGTCACCGCCTATATCCCCAATCCCTACCTCACACCGCATACCTTGCTTCTGGCCCTCGCGGATGAGCTAGGCGTGGTTCTGGAACAGGATGTCGACCAGCATCATTTGCTCAAGTCGCTGACCGCTGCCTTGCTGGATTTCGCCCGACAGGATAAACAGGTCGTGCTGTGTCTCGATGAAGCCCAGGCGATGCCGCTGGAAAGCCTGGAGGCGATGCGCCTGCTGACCAACCTGGAAACGGAGAAACGCAAGCTGCTGCAGATCGTGCTGTTCGGACAACCGGAACTCAACCAGAAATTGCAGCAGAATTCAATTCGCCAGCTGAATCAGCGCATCACCTTTCATCATCATCTTGGCCCGCTGCGGCGCGACGACATGGATTATTATCTTTCACACCGCCTCAATGTGGCGGGATTCCAGGGCGGGCGCCTGTTCAGTCGGCGCGCGGTAAGACAACTCTATGCGGCGAGCGGCGGGATTCCGCGCCTGGTGAATATCCTGGCGCATAAGGCCTTGATGCTGACCTATGGTGAGGGCAGGCAGCAGGTGAGGGCGCGTCATGTGCGCGCCGCCAGAAAAGATACCGTGGCTGCCAAAAACAGTCTGTGGCGCTGGTGGGTAATGGCGGCTGCGCTGCTGCTGATTGCCGGCAGCACATTGGGATGGGTGGTGTTGCGATGA
- a CDS encoding type II secretion system protein, which produces MIKFQRGFTLIEAIIVITLTGIIAGMVAVFIRAPVQGYFDSARRAELTDTADTAVRRISRDLHLALPNSVRVTQAGAAYYLEFLQTSGGGRYRAAVDNSGGGNILDFTQPTSTFDVLGPPVSTVAGAKNLVVVYNLGVPGADAYQGDNTSPISGIAGNTVTISSWLFPFASPANRFQIVSYPVTYVCDPGAQTLTRFWNYPVQAGQPTSFAAGTPSALLARNVTGCSFSYDTQVITQRAGLVSAWLQITQSGESVSLYHEVHVSNVP; this is translated from the coding sequence CTGATCGAGGCGATTATCGTGATCACCCTCACCGGCATCATCGCCGGCATGGTGGCGGTGTTCATCCGCGCGCCGGTGCAGGGCTATTTCGACTCGGCACGGCGCGCCGAACTGACCGACACCGCGGATACCGCAGTACGCCGCATCTCCCGCGACTTGCATCTGGCGTTGCCGAACAGCGTGCGCGTGACCCAGGCTGGTGCCGCATATTATCTCGAGTTTTTGCAAACCAGTGGGGGCGGACGTTATCGAGCCGCGGTGGATAATAGCGGGGGTGGAAATATTCTGGATTTCACCCAGCCTACTTCCACCTTCGATGTACTGGGCCCACCTGTCTCGACTGTGGCAGGCGCAAAGAACCTGGTCGTAGTGTATAACCTGGGCGTACCGGGCGCGGACGCTTATCAGGGTGACAACACCAGCCCGATTAGCGGAATTGCCGGCAACACGGTCACGATCAGTTCCTGGCTGTTCCCGTTTGCTTCCCCCGCCAACCGCTTTCAGATTGTTTCCTATCCGGTTACCTACGTCTGTGACCCGGGTGCGCAGACGCTTACACGTTTCTGGAATTATCCTGTCCAGGCCGGTCAGCCCACCAGCTTTGCCGCCGGCACGCCAAGCGCGCTGTTGGCCAGGAATGTAACTGGCTGCTCTTTTTCTTACGATACGCAGGTGATCACCCAGCGTGCGGGCCTGGTATCGGCCTGGCTGCAGATCACCCAAAGCGGCGAAAGTGTGAGTTTGTATCACGAGGTGCATGTCAGCAATGTGCCCTGA
- a CDS encoding fimbrial assembly protein produces the protein MSQQINLYNPLFRRQKKYFSTVTMLQALGLTLLGSLLVYGYAWYRTSELEQRSLQTAESYQATQVRLAQATAAFGPRQPSKLLQDEIVRTDGQVKARRQIIDLLGKGELGNTQGFSEYLRALSRQTLGGLWITGFHVSGTGSDMAINGRTLQPELVPVFINRLKKEPVLAGKTFSMLEMSLPEAGKAADGKPAPPPPYIEFSLRKMQVESAK, from the coding sequence GTGAGTCAGCAGATCAACCTTTACAATCCGCTGTTCCGCAGGCAGAAGAAATATTTCTCGACCGTGACCATGCTGCAGGCGCTTGGTCTCACCCTGCTGGGTTCACTGCTGGTTTACGGCTATGCCTGGTATCGCACCTCGGAACTGGAACAGCGGTCTTTGCAGACCGCAGAATCCTACCAGGCCACGCAGGTGCGGCTGGCGCAGGCAACAGCCGCGTTTGGTCCACGCCAACCCAGCAAATTGCTGCAAGACGAGATCGTGCGGACGGACGGCCAAGTCAAGGCACGCCGTCAGATTATTGACCTGCTGGGCAAAGGGGAATTGGGCAATACCCAGGGATTTTCGGAATATCTGCGTGCGCTTTCGCGGCAGACGCTGGGCGGATTGTGGATCACCGGTTTCCATGTATCGGGCACGGGCAGCGACATGGCGATCAATGGCCGAACCCTGCAGCCGGAACTGGTGCCCGTCTTCATCAATCGACTGAAAAAGGAACCGGTGCTGGCAGGCAAGACATTCAGCATGCTGGAAATGAGCCTGCCAGAGGCCGGAAAAGCGGCGGATGGAAAACCGGCGCCTCCCCCTCCGTATATCGAGTTCAGCCTGCGCAAGATGCAAGTGGAGTCTGCCAAATGA
- a CDS encoding tetratricopeptide repeat protein, whose protein sequence is MSVINQMLQDLENRHSATGADASLSAQVKAVPKRSRVHPAWRAVLALVLVAGMLAWLLRPIPKVADAPPPGTIADAPVTQAKSSRDTQHLPPASVPAPPTQPFQLDSQARAAPQPAATQMLTPERRQLPEQQAVLPPTAAARLDPGKQQLAPVNAASSRSRADSGKPNPAAQTQQDTLPDGQAGSGVRAVPGSMAVTRQIKEITPQQRAENEYGKAVALLQQGRVTEASELLGNVLQLDPGNTAARQTLVGLLVAGRRYGEAERSLQDGLKLDPSQTGLAMILARLQVEQGDTRSGLKTLQHSLPYAAERPDYQAFLAALLQRAGRHKEAIEHYLQALRQVPGSGVWLMGLGISLQAENRLAEAQEAYTRARASNTLSPDLQAYVEQQLKQLKQHSIGDDL, encoded by the coding sequence ATGAGCGTGATCAATCAAATGCTGCAGGACCTGGAAAATCGCCACTCCGCAACAGGCGCGGATGCATCCTTGTCCGCGCAGGTCAAGGCGGTGCCGAAACGCAGCCGGGTACATCCCGCATGGCGGGCAGTGCTGGCGCTGGTCCTGGTGGCAGGCATGCTGGCCTGGCTGCTGCGGCCGATTCCCAAAGTGGCGGACGCGCCGCCGCCCGGAACGATAGCGGACGCGCCAGTAACGCAGGCGAAGTCTTCCAGGGATACGCAGCATCTGCCGCCAGCGTCCGTGCCTGCTCCCCCTACTCAGCCCTTTCAACTTGACTCTCAAGCCAGGGCAGCGCCGCAGCCGGCAGCTACTCAAATGCTCACGCCGGAACGCAGGCAATTACCGGAACAGCAGGCTGTATTGCCGCCCACGGCAGCGGCCAGGCTCGACCCAGGCAAACAGCAGCTGGCTCCGGTCAATGCTGCATCATCCCGGTCCCGTGCAGATTCAGGAAAACCAAATCCTGCAGCACAAACACAACAGGATACCTTGCCGGACGGCCAGGCAGGCTCAGGAGTGCGTGCAGTGCCGGGATCGATGGCAGTCACCAGGCAGATAAAAGAAATTACCCCGCAGCAGCGGGCTGAAAACGAATACGGCAAGGCGGTGGCCCTGTTGCAGCAAGGGCGGGTGACAGAGGCGAGCGAGTTGCTCGGTAACGTGCTTCAGCTCGACCCCGGCAATACGGCAGCGCGGCAGACCCTGGTGGGGTTGCTGGTGGCAGGCAGGCGCTATGGCGAAGCCGAACGCAGTTTGCAAGACGGCCTGAAGCTTGACCCCAGTCAAACCGGGCTGGCCATGATACTGGCGCGTCTGCAAGTAGAGCAGGGCGACACCCGGAGTGGTCTGAAAACCCTGCAGCACAGCCTGCCCTATGCTGCAGAACGCCCTGACTATCAGGCTTTCCTGGCGGCGCTGCTGCAGCGCGCGGGGCGCCACAAGGAAGCCATCGAGCATTATTTGCAGGCGCTACGCCAAGTTCCCGGATCAGGCGTCTGGCTGATGGGGCTGGGTATCTCGCTGCAAGCAGAAAACCGCCTGGCAGAAGCGCAGGAAGCATACACCCGGGCCAGGGCAAGCAATACGCTGAGCCCTGACTTGCAGGCGTATGTGGAGCAGCAACTGAAGCAATTAAAGCAACACTCAATTGGTGATGATCTGTGA
- the pilM gene encoding type IV pilus biogenesis protein PilM, whose translation MSLFPKTKKTAGWLSINIQEDGVYMAHVAPMPAARPQVGLTAFYPADKTQTAVTLEKLAKELHTDRYECTNLLNPGEYQLLSVEAPNVPQDELKTAIRWRLKDMLDFHIDDATIDVLDIPGDKNIPERKGSMYAVAAHEQFIKQRQTLFEQVKIPLSVIDIPEMAQRNISALLEPEDRGLALLSFDSTGGLLTITFAGELYLSRRFEVTLAQLLQTDIDQKNACYDRTTLELQRSFDHFERQFRFIAVSKLMLAPLGDGGSGLQEYLAANLYMPVETLNLEAVLDISKVPELQQLQQQQLYFMVLGAALRQEVKAL comes from the coding sequence ATGAGTTTATTCCCGAAAACAAAAAAAACCGCCGGCTGGTTGTCCATCAATATTCAGGAGGATGGCGTTTACATGGCGCATGTTGCGCCTATGCCAGCAGCCCGGCCCCAGGTGGGGCTGACCGCTTTTTACCCTGCCGATAAAACGCAGACCGCCGTCACACTGGAAAAGCTTGCCAAGGAATTGCACACGGATCGTTATGAGTGCACCAACTTGCTTAATCCTGGCGAGTATCAGCTGTTGTCCGTGGAGGCGCCGAACGTACCGCAGGACGAGCTTAAAACGGCTATCCGCTGGCGCCTGAAGGACATGCTGGATTTTCACATCGATGATGCGACCATCGATGTGCTGGATATTCCGGGGGATAAAAACATACCCGAGCGCAAGGGTTCCATGTATGCGGTGGCGGCACACGAGCAATTCATCAAGCAGCGCCAGACGCTATTCGAGCAAGTCAAGATTCCGTTGAGCGTCATCGATATCCCGGAAATGGCGCAGCGCAATATTTCAGCCCTGCTGGAGCCGGAAGATCGCGGTTTGGCATTGCTTTCCTTTGACAGCACAGGCGGGTTGCTCACCATCACTTTTGCCGGCGAGTTGTATCTGTCGCGGCGCTTTGAGGTGACCCTGGCGCAATTACTGCAAACCGATATTGATCAGAAAAACGCGTGTTACGACAGAACCACACTCGAACTGCAACGCTCGTTCGATCATTTTGAACGGCAGTTCCGGTTCATTGCGGTCTCCAAACTGATGCTTGCGCCTTTGGGCGATGGCGGTTCCGGTTTGCAGGAATATCTGGCGGCGAACTTGTACATGCCGGTAGAAACATTGAATCTGGAGGCGGTGCTGGATATTTCCAAAGTGCCGGAACTGCAGCAGCTCCAACAGCAGCAGCTTTATTTCATGGTGCTGGGGGCGGCGCTGCGCCAGGAGGTAAAGGCTCTGTGA